The Kordia sp. SMS9 DNA window CAGCAATATCTACTTTTGTGTCGCCTGATAATTCCAAAGCTTGTATATCCGCCAAAAATGCTTCTTTCTTTTCTAATGCTTCCACTTCTTCGGCATTGGCAGCATTTTTCTGTGCATGCAAGCGATCAAAATAGTGATTACAAGCGGTTTTAAACTGTTTCCAAATTTTATCAGAGATCTTTTTAGGTACATGTCCAATCTTTTTCCAATCGGCTTGTACTTTCTTCATTTTTGGTGTCACATCTGACCAATCGTCGCTATCTTTTAACGATTCTGCCAATTCGATCAATGCCATTTTTTTGGCTAAATTGTCTTGTTGTTCTTTCTTCAACGATTTGTAAAATGCATTCTTATTGGCATTAAACTCACGAACCGCTTGCTTGAATTTAGCCCAGGTTTCTTCATTCACTTTCAGCGGAACTTTCCCTGCATTAAAAAACGCTTCACGCAGCTTTTCAATTTCTTTAATTTTATTTTGCCACTGATTGTGTACGTTATAATTTCCTCCAGAAATTTCCTTGATCTTCGCAATAATTTCTTCTTTTACGACTAAATTTTGCTCATAAATCTGATCAATATTTTTAAAATATTCTTGACGACGATCGTGAATCACTTTTGTAGCCGCACTAAAACGATTCCAAATTTCTTCGCGTAACTCTTTGGCTACCGGACCGACTTCTTCTTTCCAGAGTCGGTGTAAATTTTGCAATTCGCGGAACGCATGCATTACATTTTCTTCCGCTGCCAATTCTTCTGCGCGCGCCACAATCTTTTCTTTTTCTTCGTAATTACGCTTAAAATCTAAATCGCGCAGATCTCTATTTAAGTGTAAAAAGTCGTAAAAACGCTCAATATGGTGATGATATGTTTTCCAAACATTATTGTATTGCGCTTTCGGAATTGGGCCAGCGTTGCGCCAATCTTCTTGAATTTGCTTAAAGTGTTTGTACGTCGTATTGATATTTTCTTCCACATTTAGCAAGCCTTTCAACTCTTCAATCAACGCCAAACGTCTTTCTAAATTTGCATGTAAATCTTTCTCTAAATTCTTGTAGTATTCGTTGCGTTTGCTTCGATATTCGTTATACGCAACATTGAATCTTCCCTTGATCGGTAGGGAAAAATGAAAATCGATGATATTTCCACCTTCAGCTAAAAACTCTTCTTTTCGCTGCTCTAAGACTTCCGTAAACTTTTGGTTGAACTCCGATTTGATGCTTTCTACATGCTCTTTAATCGCTTGCACTTTTTCATTGCGAACCAATTTTTCCAATTCGTCTACCAAAGCATCTTTCGTCATAGAATGGTAATCCAACATTGGAATTTCATGACGCACATTCGCACTTTCATCTTCAGCTTCTTCGGCTGCATTGTCTTGCACTTCCTCAACAGCTTCTTGATGTTCTTCAATGGTTTGCTCAGTATCTTCTAGTTCAGTCTCAGTCTCAGTTTTGGCTTCACCATCAGTTGCAGTATCACTTTCGACTTCAGTTGTAGTCTCAGTTTCCGTCGTAGCTTCTACAGTATTTTCGGTTTCAACTTCAATTTCAGCCTCGAGTTCAACTTCACGTTCATTAGTTTCAATTTCGAGTTCATTTTCAACTTCATTCTCTGCTTCGTTGGTTGCTTGTGCTTCTAAATTTCCTTCTGCATCTTCGTGCAGGTTATCATCTTTTTCTTCTAACATCATTGTAAATGTTTGGGTTCTTTTTCACGCTTTAAGTACCGAAGATACTAACAAGAAACAAAACGACAAAGTTT harbors:
- a CDS encoding DUF349 domain-containing protein — translated: MLEEKDDNLHEDAEGNLEAQATNEAENEVENELEIETNEREVELEAEIEVETENTVEATTETETTTEVESDTATDGEAKTETETELEDTEQTIEEHQEAVEEVQDNAAEEAEDESANVRHEIPMLDYHSMTKDALVDELEKLVRNEKVQAIKEHVESIKSEFNQKFTEVLEQRKEEFLAEGGNIIDFHFSLPIKGRFNVAYNEYRSKRNEYYKNLEKDLHANLERRLALIEELKGLLNVEENINTTYKHFKQIQEDWRNAGPIPKAQYNNVWKTYHHHIERFYDFLHLNRDLRDLDFKRNYEEKEKIVARAEELAAEENVMHAFRELQNLHRLWKEEVGPVAKELREEIWNRFSAATKVIHDRRQEYFKNIDQIYEQNLVVKEEIIAKIKEISGGNYNVHNQWQNKIKEIEKLREAFFNAGKVPLKVNEETWAKFKQAVREFNANKNAFYKSLKKEQQDNLAKKMALIELAESLKDSDDWSDVTPKMKKVQADWKKIGHVPKKISDKIWKQFKTACNHYFDRLHAQKNAANAEEVEALEKKEAFLADIQALELSGDTKVDIAVIQSKIAAWKTIGRVPYNKKNIDNKFNKVVDGLFNKMNIDKQESELIKYSNRLENLDQAKINSEIIFIRRKIDEISGEIRQLENNLQFFSNSSSNSPMLKKVHHDIDKHKRNLDTWKAKLQQLRSL